A part of Cannabis sativa cultivar Pink pepper isolate KNU-18-1 chromosome 6, ASM2916894v1, whole genome shotgun sequence genomic DNA contains:
- the LOC115725297 gene encoding ornithine carbamoyltransferase, chloroplastic, with protein sequence MAAFSSLCSIQVNKPSLSSSLYSPSSKSLLRSPLSSRKLSSISLSSPALRGRITCQASSANSSPSSTVNRKVTSELKDFLHIDDFDKDTILKMLNRAAEVKAMLKSGDRTFLPFKGKTMAMIFAKPSMRTRVSFETGFFLLGGHAIYLGPNDIQMGKREETRDIARVLSGYNDIIMARVFAHQDILDLAKYATVPVINGLTDYNHPCQIMADVLTIIEHIGQLEGAKVVYVGDGNNIVHSWLLMAAVIPFHFVCACPEGFEPDAKTVKKAQQAGISKIEITNDPKEAVIGADVVYSDVWASMGQKEEAAQRRKAFQGFQVDENLMKLAGPKAYFMHCLPAERGVEVTDGVIEAPNSIVFPQAENRMHAQNAIMLHLLGV encoded by the coding sequence ATGGCGGCATTTTCTTCACTTTGTTCAATCCAAGTCAACaagccctctctctcttcttcgtTATATTCTCCCTCCAGCAAGTCTCTCCTCCGATCTCCCTTATCTTCCAGGAAGTTATCCAGCATTTCATTGTCTTCTCCAGCTCTTCGTGGAAGAATAACGTGCCAGGCCTCTTCTGCTAATTCATCACCTTCATCAACTGTTAACAGAAAAGTGACGTCAGAGTTGAAGGATTTTCTGCACATTGATGATTTTGATAAAGACACGATATTGAAGATGTTAAACCGAGCTGCAGAGGTTAAGGCAATGCTAAAATCAGGGGACAGGACATTTCTTCCCTTTAAGGGAAAGACAATGGCTATGATCTTTGCCAAGCCCTCTATGAGAACACGTGTTTCATTTGAGACTGGATTTTTCTTGTTGGGAGGTCATGCTATATATCTAGGACCTAATGATATTCAAATGGGTAAGCGGGAGGAAACTCGGGACATTGCCCGTGTCTTGTCTGGCTATAATGACATTATAATGGCCCGTGTCTTTGCTCACCAAGACATTCTTGATCTGGCTAAGTATGCAACTGTACCTGTTATCAATGGCTTGACAGACTATAACCACCCATGCCAAATTATGGCTGATGTTCTCACTATTATTGAACACATTGGTCAGCTAGAAGGAGCTAAGGTTGTCTATGTTGGAGATGGAAACAACATTGTGCACTCCTGGCTGTTGATGGCAGCAGTTATACCTTTCCACTTTGTTTGTGCTTGCCCAGAAGGTTTCGAACCTGATGCAAAAACAGTTAAGAAGGCACAGCAGGCTGGTATTAGCAAAATTGAGATTACAAATGATCCAAAAGAAGCAGTTATAGGAGCTGATGTTGTGTACTCTGACGTATGGGCCAGCATGGGGCAGAAGGAAGAGGCTGCACAGCGGCGCAAAGCTTTCCAAGGGTTTCAGGTGGATGAAAATCTTATGAAGTTGGCAGGCCCGAAAGCTTATTTCATGCATTGTTTACCTGCCGAAAGAGGGGTTGAAGTGACAGATGGAGTGATTGAAGCTCCGAATTCAATTGTCTTCCCACAAGCGGAGAATCGCATGCATGCACAGAATGCTATAATGCTCCATTTGCTTGGTGTGTGA